GCTTATGATCGCCCGGAAGGGATAAAAATAGATGTATTGGAGCGTGCACAACAAGTAAGAGGTTATGCCAAATCTACATCTCATAAGGTAGAAGTAAACTTTATTAACAAGAGCGCTGAGTCGTTGCAACGTTTTAAGGTAGAAGCTCAGTGGTTGAATCACAACGATGAAATTGTTCACTCGGTTACTCGTACGTTGGTGTTCCCACATCAAGCCGACTGGTACCCCAATCACAATCGTCTACATCGTTTTCATGCGTACATCAAAAACCTCACCCCTAGAGAAATCAAAGGCTATAGAATCAACATCATAGAGGCTAGTACCAAATAGGGATGGTTTAAGTAATCGTTGCCCGTGAAGCCCAAGTCATTGTAAAGATGATTTGGGCTTTTGTTGTATCTATGTACTTATTTTGACCGAATAATTCAAAACCGTACACTAATTTTTCACTACTAATCCTTGTGTAGAGTTTAATTTTATCAGTCTCAAAAGTGCTTGAAAAACAGCGTCTTTAATTTCCGCCTTAGTTTGTGGGCGTTAAGAAATTACCTTCGGTGAGCTCAGCACAGCGAAGCTGTAGCTATAGGTTTGAGCAATGAAGCCGTAAAACCGAGGCTGCAGCTTTGCTGCGCCGAGCTCTGCGTAAGCTAAACAGATCACTGACTGAGGAACGAGGGAACGTTTGAGCTGTTTAGCCGAAAAGGCAGAGCTTGCCCTTACGGGCTGCGGTTCGGCGTAATGAAACAAATTTTAGCCAAGCAAACTACAGCGGTGGCTTTTTTTGGTTCGTTTTTTTAGCTAAAGAAAATCCATGATCCCGAACTTGATTCGGGGAAATGAACGGATGCCTGAGGGAAACGAAACCAGGTTTTATTCTACAACTCAGCAGATTAGTAGCTATTTTTATGCGGTAAAACTATCAAAAAAATCAAGGCTTATCTGCTATAAAAAAGTGTACGGTTTCAAAACCGAATAAAAAAAACTAAGGAATGGTGTAAAAATAAAGTTCTATAGTCAATAGTCCATAGTATTTAGTCGATAGTCCATAGCTGATTCGAGTAAATGTTCACCTTGTTAAATGCTGTAAACCAGTATTTTATATTAAGATTGCGTACTCACTTTATTTTTAAAAGTGTTTCGGTTTTATGCCTAAACACCCTATTAAATAGTTTTTAAATTCATAAATGACTGATAACCGAGCCTTTGGCGAGCTCAACGAAGTTAAACAGCAAACAACTTTGACTAAAATCACTGCGGAGTATTGATAGTTTAACAAAATATTTTGTTGGCAGGAGAGGCAATATCCAGTGGATGTTGAGCCAGCCCTGCGGGACGGCGGTATAGCAGCGCTACGGCAAGTTTTTTTTAACGAATTCTGTCAGCGAAAGATGACGTTAAAAATGTAAATTTATTTTTGACGTATTACTAAGAAGGGCTTTCCCACGATTTTTGATAACTTGTGATGTTATTTTACAATAGCCCGCAGCATTTAGTCTATAGCACCCACAGGGGCAAGTCCCTAGTGCACTGGGGATTAAATAAATGCGCTATTTATTCGAGGGTATTTTGTTTGCTGACGCACTTCAAAAAGTGCGCAGAGTTAGTTTACAATTCCGATGTATATCGGAACCGGAGCTACGCAAACTTTTTTAAGTAAAGTCAGCGGGCTAAAGACTCCGAATAACCGAGCCTATTTCTAAATCCCGATTCATTTCATCGGGGCAGCTCTGCTGTGGCGAGCTCTGCGAAGCTAATGTAGTAGGAATTTAGTTTCCAGTGCACTAGATGCCGATATACATCGGTATCTAAGGACTTATAGCTAATTACTTATTTCTTCACAAACAAAAACGCTGACGTTTGCTTAAAGATAAATGCCTCAGAATGAGTTCTGATCATAAGGTTAATTCATTATTTACTAGATAAAATATATGGCTTTTGAAGTAGTAGAACACAAATTGGTAAGCAAAACGGGTAATTTCTTTACCTGTGAAGATCAAATTGTAGCAACTGATTACCACGCTGCTGTGATAGATGGTGCCACTAGTAAACTAGCCACAACATATCAGGGAAAAACTACAGGGCGTTTTGCGGCAGAAATACTAAAAAACGCCATTGCCAGGTTTCCGGTGCAAGCCACTTTCGACGAAGCAGTAGATTTGCTTACTTATGCATTAGCCAAACACTACCACCAAAACAATGAGTATGACTATCTAAAAGCACATCCCCTTGAACGTCCTACTGCTTCGGTAGTTATTTACTCAGATTATCAGCGCGAGGTTTGGGTCATTGGCGACTGTAGGTGTATGATAGACAAAAAAGTATACAACCACCGTCGAAGATCAGAGGAAGTAATTGCCCGGATGAGGGCGTTGTACCTGGAGATTGCCTTACAGCGGGGGGCTTCGCTGGCATCGTTGCAACACCGCGATGTTGGCAGAGAGTACATTTTACCTTTGTTGAAGGGGCAGGTGGCTTTTCAGAATTCTCACAGCAATCATCCTTATGGCTATAGTGCCATAGATGGTTTTCCAGTGGTAGATAAGCACCTTTCGGTGATACCAGTAGATGGTGACGACGTGTCTATAGTATTGGCAAGCGATGGATACCCGGTGTTGTACCGCACTTTAGAGCAAAGCGAGAACTACCTGTATGCAGCACTTAAAAAAGACCCTTTGTGTTTTAGAGAGTTTCAAAACACCAAAGGAGTAATGAAAGGCAATATATCGTTTGACGATCGAGCTTATGTACGCTTAAACACCGATTAAGTCTATGTTAAAACAAATTACACCATTGTTCGAAGCGCTTTCTACCGATGATAAGCAATTGGTAAGGGCTAAAAAATTTGAGGCAGTTGCTACCCCAATAGATTTGTATGAACAACTGGCTGGAGTACATCAATATGCCAAAAAAATAGACAAATTTCGTCCAAGCAAAAAGGAATTAAAGAAAAGGGCGATCAGGGAGTTTATCCCATTTATGCTCTTAACGCCATTTTTGATCTTTACATTGGTTCCTTCGTTGATGTTGGTCTTTACGTATAAGAAGCCTTACCCTATGTGGATGCTATTAGTATCGCTAGGGCTATTTAGCTTGTTTGGGGTGCTATGGTTAATTTTAACTTTTATTCCAAATAAGCGTAGGCGAAAAGTACGTATAGAGTTGGACGCTTTTGAGTTTTTGATGCCCTTATTGTTATTAATTCAAGAAGAGCTCAAGCCAGGCGAAAAGTTGCATTTAAAACTAAATTTGCACAAAAGCAGTGAACGTAGATTTCGTTACACAACTCGAAAAAACTATCTAATCATGCCTCATCGTTTGATGTTGAGGTGGATTCCGTTAGCTTTATTAGTCTATGGGTTGGCAAGAGTACTTGGTATAATACCTGCCCTTTTTCACGATGGAATACTTGTAGGAGTCGTGCTTATGGTGATCGTGTTGTTTCCATTGCTGATTTCCTTAGCAGGGACATTGTTTGGCAAGAGCCCCAAGGTAAAAACTGTGTTGGGACAAGCCCCAAAAATAGACCTCAAGGCACGACTTGCTGACGGCACCTTGCTACAGGTAAGCGTTGCCCAGGTGACAATGTTGACGACCAGCGTAAAGAAAAAAATTAAATTGAAGCACTTTACGATTTCCAAAACCAAAAAGAAACATAAAACCAAGACAGTGACTACCGTCAAAATGGCTTTTCCACAAAGGCAGTACCCCTTAAGCAAAGAGGCTTTTATGCACAGGTTTAGAAAAAAACCGCGAATATCGAACAGAACCATTGCCAAAATGAAGCGCAAACCAGGAGATAAACGCAATGCAGTGATATATACCGATGTGATCATTAATCAGGGGCAAGACCACCATTCATTGTTTTATACGATGCCTGATTTTGACTGGTTTGCCAAGTTGATACTGAAAGGAGGCTACCATCCGCTTAGAGGAATTACACAAGCTAAAGCAAAAACGCAAAGTGTTTCGTTGGATGTCGATAGAGATAACCTGACTACCATTGGTGGCATAGGGCGTGCCACTGAAGCCAAGCTATACGATGCAGGAGTTTTTACTTTTGCCCAATTGGCAAGTATGAGTAAAGTGGAGTTTCAGGCGTTGCTCAAAAAAGTAGACATTAGTCCCAAACAAGCCAACGACTGGCAAAAACAAGCCAAAGAGTTGATGTAGTTTTTAAACGTGAAATCAGCCTTGGTTTGCAATTATAACCTTGGGAATGGTGTAAAAATAAATTTCTATAGTTTAATAAAATATTTTGTTGCTAGACGAGGCAAAAAATCGGCTAATAGCATCGCTATTCGGCTATTTTTTAACAAAGTATAGCCTCAAAAGATGAGGTTAAGAATGTAAATTTATTTTGGTACCATTCCTTCATCAAAATGTGCTTATTAATAACTTACGACTATGAAAAATCTACTTACCTTATGTCTACTGATACTCGTGTATACTACTCAGGCTCAAATTGCCAAAATATCGACAACTGGGAAATACTATTTTGTAGATTTGGAAGGCAAGCAAATCAAAAAATTAGGTAGCTGGAAATATGCCAAAAGCATGGACATATATACTGGGTGGATGCAGGTAAAAGATTCAAATGGCGTGAAGTTTTTGTTAGACAAGACTGGCAAAACCTATAAGGTAGCTTATCAGTTAAAAGACATTCAATCTGACACTCAAGCCCTGGATTTAAGCCAACAATCACTGACTAGCTTGCCAGCAGAAGTTTTGCAAGCAACTCAATTAAAAGTATTATTGTTGCATTCTACAGGTTTAGAGGCATTGCCCCAAACCATTGCTCAACTCACCAATTTGGAATGTCTAAACTTACGTGGCAATGATTTGACTGAACTGCCTGCGATTATAGGCAAGTTTACTCATTTGAAAAAACTAGATTTAGAAAGCAATGAATTGACTAGGTTGCCTGTGACTATAGGTAAACTTACAAAGCTGGAAAGTTTAAATCTAAACTATAATTACTTGATGCAATTGCCCTCCTCTATTGGCAAGCTCATCAATTTGAAAAAACTAGAGATACAAGATAATCAGGCGCAATTAGACAAACTGCCTTCTTCAATGGGTAAACTTACGAGTCTACTACGTTGATTTGGACGGAAACCTGGT
The genomic region above belongs to Microscilla marina ATCC 23134 and contains:
- a CDS encoding helix-hairpin-helix domain-containing protein, with protein sequence MLKQITPLFEALSTDDKQLVRAKKFEAVATPIDLYEQLAGVHQYAKKIDKFRPSKKELKKRAIREFIPFMLLTPFLIFTLVPSLMLVFTYKKPYPMWMLLVSLGLFSLFGVLWLILTFIPNKRRRKVRIELDAFEFLMPLLLLIQEELKPGEKLHLKLNLHKSSERRFRYTTRKNYLIMPHRLMLRWIPLALLVYGLARVLGIIPALFHDGILVGVVLMVIVLFPLLISLAGTLFGKSPKVKTVLGQAPKIDLKARLADGTLLQVSVAQVTMLTTSVKKKIKLKHFTISKTKKKHKTKTVTTVKMAFPQRQYPLSKEAFMHRFRKKPRISNRTIAKMKRKPGDKRNAVIYTDVIINQGQDHHSLFYTMPDFDWFAKLILKGGYHPLRGITQAKAKTQSVSLDVDRDNLTTIGGIGRATEAKLYDAGVFTFAQLASMSKVEFQALLKKVDISPKQANDWQKQAKELM
- a CDS encoding leucine-rich repeat domain-containing protein, which encodes MKNLLTLCLLILVYTTQAQIAKISTTGKYYFVDLEGKQIKKLGSWKYAKSMDIYTGWMQVKDSNGVKFLLDKTGKTYKVAYQLKDIQSDTQALDLSQQSLTSLPAEVLQATQLKVLLLHSTGLEALPQTIAQLTNLECLNLRGNDLTELPAIIGKFTHLKKLDLESNELTRLPVTIGKLTKLESLNLNYNYLMQLPSSIGKLINLKKLEIQDNQAQLDKLPSSMGKLTSLLR